Below is a genomic region from Ferribacterium limneticum.
AAGGGCCGGTCATTAATATCATTGCTCAGAAGAGCGAGCATCTGGATGGTAGTGGCTACCCTGCCGGGCTGAAGGAGTCTGATCTCTTGCTCGAAAGCCGGATTCTGGCGGTTGCCAATGCTTTCGTGGCAATGGTCAGTGCTCGGGCCTATCGTGCCGGCGTGCCCTTGGAGCAGACGCTCGACAAGTTGTTGAGCGAGACCGGCACCAAGTACGATCGCCATGTTGTCGCGGCCTTGTTCCACGTGGCCGAGAATCGGCCGGAATGGATCAAGTGGTCGGCGCCATCGGCAAATGCTTCGTAACTTGATGGTTTGATGTGGCAGCGATAGATCGCTGCCTTTGGAGCAAAAAAGCCGCCCGGTTCGAGGCGGCTTTTTTGTCCCTTGCTGACTGGGTTACTGCTTGATTGCTTCGACAGCGATGTCGATGGTCACGTCGTCGCCAACATAAGGGGCGTGCTTGCCCATGTTGAAGTCGGAGCGCTTGACGGTGACCGTGGCGTTGCCGCCGATGGCATCCTTCTTCACCATCGGGTGCGGCATGGCCTGGTAACCGGTGACCTTCAGCGTGACCAGCTTGGTGACGCCCTTGAGCGTCAGGTTGCCTTCGATGGAGGCCGGCTTGTCCCCGTCAAACACAACCTTGGTCGACTTGAAAGTAGCCGTCGGGTATTTGGCGGTGTTGAGGAAGTCTTCACCCTGGATGTGGTCGTTGAAGGTGTCGTAACCGGTGCTGACCGACTTGGTGTCGATAACGAGATCGATCTTCGCGGTCTTGGCGGCCTTGTCGAGGACGATGGTGCCGGTGGTCTTGTCGAAGCGGCTCAGCTGGACCGAGTAGCCAAAGTGGCTGTACGAGAAGCGCGGAAAGCTGTGCGTGCCGTCGAGCGTGAAGGTTTCCGGGGCGGCCAGGGCCGGGGTGGCAGCGGCGATGGCAAGGGCGAGGGTGGCGAGTTGTTTTTTCATGGTGATTCTCCTGTGGTGGTTTGGGGTTTATTTCGTTGAAGCGGTGATGCGGAACTTGATCTGGACATCGTTGGCGACGATGTCGAACTTGGCCCAGGCGCCTTCGCCGATGGAAAAGTCGGCGCGGCGGATGGTGAAGGCGCCATCGAACACGCCGCTGTTGCCTTGCGCCGTGAAGGTGGCCGGGACTATGACATCCTGCGTCTTTCCCTTGATGGTCAGCTGGCCGGCGACTTCGTATTTGTTGCCGCCGAGAGGCTTGACGATGCCGGAAACAAACTTGGCGGTCGGGAATGCCTTGGTGTTGAACCACGGCTTGCCGGCGACCTCCTCGTCGCCTTCGGGGGCGCCGGTGTCGACGCTGGCCAATTCGACAGCGAAGCTCGCCTTGGCGGCAGTCGGCTTGGCCGGGTCGAAATTCAATTGGCTGGAAAACTTCCGGAATTTCCCGTCGACCGCCACGCCCATCTGTTTGTAGACGAAATTGACGGTGCTTTTGTCGGCTTGAAGCTGGGTGTATTCGACGGCGTGGGCGGCCGGAATCAGGGTTGCGAAGGCTAGTGCGAAGGCGAGGCGTTTCATGTTCTGTTCTCCTTGGAGTGGCGGGGCAGGATGCGGGTCAGGATGTCGTCCTTGTCGATGAAGTGATGTTTCAGGGCGGCGCCGATGTGGCCGAGCAGCACGACCACGAACAGCAGGTTCAGGCTTTGATGGACGAGGGCCAGCAGGTCGCCGACTTCCTTGTTTTTCTCAAGTAGGTCGGGGATGGGCAGGACGCCGAACCAGACGGTCTGAAAACCCTTGGCCGAACTCATCAGCCAGCCGGACAGCGGAATGGCCAGCATCAGCCCGTAGAGCGCCAGATGGCCGGCGTGGGCGGCGAACTGCATGATTTTCGGCATGCTCTCGGGCAGGGCTGGCGGGCGATGCGTGATGCGCCAGAGCAGGCGAAAGCCGACGAGCAGGAAGGCCGTGACGCCGGCCCACTTGTGCCATGAATAGAGCTTCAGCTTGTCCGGCGACAGCGGCAGGTCGTGCATGTAAAAACCGAGGATCAGCAGGCCGAAAATCAGGATGGCCATGAGCCAGTGCAGGAGCTTGGCAGTGCTGGTGTAGTGTTGGGTTACCACGGTCAACCTCCTTTTTTGGGCAAAAATGAATATGCATCCATGGCGATGACGTAATCGTCGATGCCGGCATGGAAGCGGGTGGTCTCGGCGTTTTCGCCGCCGGCACCGAGTGCGACATACAAGGGCAATAAATGTTCATCGCTCGGGTGGGCTTGCGCACCACCCGGGGCTTGCCGGCGGTAGTCGAGCAAGGTGTCGATGTCGTGAGCATACAGGTTGTCGGCCAGCCAGTTGGTGAACTGGCGCACATAGCCCGGTGTCTGCCCACCGCTGCGGGCTGCCAACTGGTAATCGCGCAGATTGTGGGTCAGGTTGCCCGAGGCGATGACGAGAAAGCCCTTGGCCGTGAGCGGCGCCAGGGCCTGGCCCAGCTTGTAGGCCTGGGCCGGGCCGCCATGGCTCTGGATGGAGAGCGGAATGACCGGCACTTCGGCGTCGGGGAACATCAGGCGCAGCGGTACCCAGGCGCCGTGGTCGAGGCCGCGGCTGGCGTCGGTGGCGACCGGCAGCCCTGCGGTCTTCAGCGCCGCGACGACTTCTTCGGAGGCCTCGCGACAGCCGGTGGCCGGGTAGCGGATTTCATAGAGTTCATCCGGGAAACCCCAGAAGTCGTGGATGGTTTCCGGCCGCTCGGCGAAACCGACGGTCGGCACAGCCGTATCCCAATGGGCGCTGACGATGATGATGGCGCGCGGCAGGGCCAGCGAGGTCGCCATGGCCGACAACGCCGCGCCAGCCGCACCCGGGCGCAGGGCGAAAGTCGGCGCGCCGTGCGGAACAAATAGGGTGGGTTGAATCTGTGTCATTGCTGCAACTCCTTTGTCGATGGATGCACTGTATGCCTCTTATTTGCTCTGAAATAGCCGACAATATGCAAATTACTATTGCTGGAGTTGCAACAATGGATCGCCTCGATGCCATGCATCTCTTCGTTCGCGTCGCCGAACTCGGCAGCTTTTCGGCCGTCGCGCAGCAGCTGGGCGTCGCTCGCTCGGTGGTGACGCGGCAGATCGCCGCGCTCGAGGCGCATCTCGGCGTCAAGCTCATGGCGCGCAGCACACGCCGGCTGGCGCTGACCTCGGGCGGCACGGCTTACCTGGAAAAATGCCGGGTCATCCTCAACCTCGTCGAAGCGGCCGAAACCGGCGTTGCCGAGGAGCGCCTGACGCCGCGCGGCAATATCCGCATCAGCCTGCCGCTCAGCTACGGCATGAAGCGACTGGCGCCCATCCTGCTCGATTTCTCGCAGCGCTACCCGGAAGTCTCGCTCGACATGGATTACAGCGACCGCCGGGTAAACCTGATCGAGGAGGGCATCGACCTGTCGATCCGCATCACCCGGCGGCTGGAGTCGGGTGACGTGGCGCGCAAGATCGGTTCCAGTCGCCTGCTTGTCGTTGCCGCGCCGGAATACCTCGCTCGCCACGGTCAACCGGAAAAACCGGCCGATTTGGCAAACCACGTCTGCCTCGGCTACACCAACGCGGGCAGCAGCCAGGTCTGGCAATTCATGGTCGATGGGCAACTGGAGAGCTTCCATATCCGCAGCCGCCTCAATGCCAACAATGGCGACGTGCTGACCGAAGCAACGGCGCAGGGGCTGGGCATCAGCTGCCAGCCGGATTTCATTGCCGACACTTTTTTGGCCAGCAGCCGGGTCGTGGAAATTCTGGCTGATTATCCGATTCCCGAGCTGGGCATCTATGCCATCCTGCCCAGCAATCGCCACGTCCCGCATCGTGTTCGGGTGCTCATGGATACGCTGGCCGAACGGCTGGCTGGGCAGTAATTGCCCCCTCTCGGAAAACAATTCTTTACTGATCCGCGCCAACCGTGATCATGCCAACGCGTTAATATCCTGGTGCAACCAACCGTTGCGAATGGCATCTTGGGTCAATTGAAAGGACGTTGAACAATGGGAATCGTGTGGACCATACTGATTGGCCTTGTGGTTGGCGTCATCGCCAAATTCCTGCATCCCGGCAAGGACAGCATGGGCTTTCTCGCTACCGTGCTGCTCGGCATCAGCGGCTCGTTCCTGGCCGGCATGCTCGGTCAGGCCATGGGGTGGTATCAGGCTGGTGAAGGCGCCGGATTTGTTGCATCCGTGGTGGTCGCCATTGTCCTGCTGGCGATCTACGGCCGGCTGCGCGACAAGAGCCCGCAATGATGAAGCTTCTGACAACACTGTTTATCGGCTCCCTGGTGGCGGCAACGGCCCAGGCTGGCGCGCTCGTCGATCTCTCGGCCAACGCTAGCCGTCCGGCGGCAAACGACATGGTGCGCGCCAGCGTCTACAGCGAGGTGAGCGGCAAGAGTCCGGCCGAACTGGCGCAACGCGTCAATGCCGACATCGCCGAGGCACTGAAGCTGATTCGCGCCAAGGCTGGCATTTCGGTCAAGAGTGGCCAGCAGTCGACCTACCCGGTTTATGGCCAGGGCCAGAAAATCGACGGCTGGCGCATGCGCAGCGAGCTTGTTCTTGAATCGAAGGATCAGGGCAGCGTTTCCGACCTGCTCGGCAAGCTGCAGCAGATGCGTCTGGCAGTCGGCGACGTCAGTATGCTGCCGTCGCCCGAAACCCGGCGCAAGGTGGAGGACGAAGCTACTCGCGAGGCCATTCTAGCCTTTCAGAGCCGTGCCGCAGTAATCGCCGAACAACTCGGCAAGAGCTGGAAGATCAAGCAGCTCAACGTCCAACAGGGCGGCGGCATGCCCATGCCTATGATGCGCGCTGCCCGCGGTGTGATGATGGCGGCAGAGGCCGCTCCGGCACCGCTGGAGGCCGGTGAAAGTCTGGTCACGACCAACATTAGCGGGCAGATTGAACTGGCCGACTGAAGGCAACGGCATTGACCTTCAAGGGCAACGCCTTTCGGGGCGCTTGCTACGGTCAACCGGAAATTTCGCCCGAATTTGAAATGTCATGCCAATACTGCTCAGGTTGGCCAAAACCCTTGTCGCAGTAATGGTTTAGCGCCTGGAGGCCATAAATTTTTATGGCCTGCAATGTACTGTGAATTTGTTCACAGACGCTTCAGAGCGGGCTGGGCAGAATGAACCCATCGACTCAGGAAAACAAAAAAATGTCACTCTCCAGCATCAAGGCAGTCCCATCACAAACTGGCAGCAAAATTGCCGGCAAGGGGAATGCTCAGGCTGGCGAGATCGATCTGTCGGTATTTAACCTGCGCGACACCTTGAGCAACATCACCGTTCGCGAAGCAAACTTCAGCGAGTTTCTCTCGGCGCTCAAGCAGTTTGGCTCGCCTGCAACAAAGCAGTAAATTCGTCGGGCGACGAATGCAAGCGGGGTGGTGCCCATGGGCAGGATCGAACTGCCGACCTCTCCCTTACCAAGGGAGTGCTCTACCACTGAGCCACATGGGCAACCTGGTGCGTCCTGACGGGCTCGAACCGCCGACATTCTGCGTGTAAGGCAGACGCTCTACCAACTGAGCTAAGAACGCTGGGGCGCGAATTATAACGAATAAAGTGAATTGCGCCAGTGTTCCGGACGAGAACGATGGACTGATAGCGGATTTTTATTGTCATTCAGCCAGATTTTCTGGTTTCAGTTGATAACGCCCTGGCCTTTGGCTATTCGCCTAGGCGGGCTGTAATCCTTGTTCAGCGAGAGAAATTCAATGTTTGTTGGTAATCTACGAGCCAATGCCAGCTAATTCTCCAGTTCAGTTTGCCTTGCCCGCTCTGGCCGGCTTGAAACTCTCCGAATTGATCTCGGCGCTCAGTCATGCGCTCGACATTACCGAAGGGCAGCCGGAAGGCCATTGCGTGCGTTGTTGCTGGATCGGCATGCACATCGGCCGCCGTCTCGGGCTCGGCGACGACGATCTGTGGAATCTCTATTACACCTTGCTGCTCAAGGATTTGGGCTGCAGCAGTAACGCGGCGCGCATCTGCGAACTGTATCTGACCGACGACCTGAGCTTCAAACGCGATTTCAAAAAAGTGGGCGACAGCCTGCCCCGGGTGCTCCAGTTCGTGCTCAGCCATACCGGGCTGAGGGCGCCGCTGGCCGAGCGTTTTCGCAGCGTCATGACGATCATGCGCGACGGCGAACAGATCGCCACCGAGTTGATCGCCACCCGCTGCCAGCGCGGCGCCGAAATCGCCCGCCTGCTGCGTTTTCCCGAGAGCGTGTCGGCCGGCATCTACAGCCTGGACGAGCATTTCAACGGCCAGGGCAAGCCGCAGGGCCTGGCTGGCGAGGCGATTCCGCTCTATTCGCGTATTGCGCTGCTGGCTCAGGTGATTGATGTTTTTCATACCTCCGGCGGCCCGCAGGCGGCTTTCGACGAGGTTGGGCAGCGCGTTGGCGGCTGGTTTGATCCCGCTCTGGTCAAGGCTTTCGAGCAACTGGCGGGCGACGACGCCTTCTGGAAAACGCTGGCTTCGCCCGACGTCATGACAGCGGTGCTGGCGCTCGAGCCGGCCGGGCATGTCGTGGCGCTCGACGACGATTATCTCGACGACATCGCGGCCGCCTTCGGCCAGATCGTCGACTCGAAGAGCCCCTATACCAGCGGGCACAGCACGCGGGTTGCGCTCTACGCCGACCTGATCGCCGAAACGCTGGGTCTGGCGGCGGACCGTCGGCGCTGGCTGAAGCGCGGTGCGCTACTCCACGATGTCGGGAAACTTGGCGTCAGCAACAGCGTGCTCGACAAGCCTGGCAAGCTGGATGACGAGGAGTGGGCGGCGGTCAAGGCGCATGCCACGTACACCGAGACGATCCTCTCGCGCATCGACGCCTTTACCGAACTGGCCCAAGTGTCGGCGGCGCACCACGAGCGGTTCGATGGCAAGGGTTACCCGCGCGGCGTGACGGCGAAAGATATCTGTCTCGAAACGCGGATCATCACGACGGCCGATATTTTCGATGCGATCACCGCCGAACGCCCGTACCGCGGTGCTGTGCCGATTCCCAAGACCCTGGAAATCATGGCAGAAAATGTTGGCACGGCCATCGACGCGAAATGTTTTGACGCGCTTAAACAGGCACTTGCCCGCCTGCCGGTCTGATTCCCCCGTAAAATACGCCCTTTGTTTGCCGGCCCGTCCGGATAAGGTTTCCATCGCATGACTATTCAGCAAAAAGTGCCGACCGTCGGCTTCGTTTCCCTCGGCTGCCCGAAGGCGTCATCTGACGCCGAGCGCATCCTGACCAAGCTGCGCGCCGAAGGCTACGAGATTTCGCCGAGCTACGACAATTCCGATCTGGTGATCGTCAATACCTGTGGCTTCATCGACGCCGCCGTCGAGGAATCGCTCGACGCCATCGGCGAAGCCTTGAATGAGAACGGCAAGGTCATCGTCACCGGCTGCCTCGGTGCCAAGGGCGACATCGTCCAATCGACGCATCCGTCGGTGCTCGCCGTGACTGGCCCGCACGCTGCCGACGAGGTCATGGGCTACGTCCACGCCCACCTGCCCAAGCCGCACGACCCGTATTCCGACCTCGTGCCGCCGCAGGGCGTGCGCCTGACGCCGGATCACTTTGCCTACCTGAAGATTTCCGAAGGCTGCAACCACAGCTGCACCTTCTGCATCATCCCGTCGTTGCGCGGTCCGCTCGTCTCGCGGCCGGTCGGCGATGTGCTGGCCGAAGCCGAAAATCTGGCCCGCGCCGGCGTCAAGGAAATTCTGGTGATTTCGCAAGACACCAGCGCTTACGGCGTCGACCTCAAGTACCGCACGGCCTTCTGGGGCGGCAAGCCGGTCAAGTCGCGCCTCAAGGAATTGTGCGAGGCGCTGGCCAGCTTCGGCATCTGGGTCCGCCTGCATTACGTTTACCCGTACCCGTCGGTCGATGACGTCATCCCGCTCATGGCCGAAGGCAAGATCCTGCCTTACCTCGACGTGCCTTTCCAGCACGCCAGCCCGACCATCCTCAAGGCAATGAAGCGCCCGGCCTCGGCCGAGAACACGCTGGAACGCATCGCCAAGTGGCGCGACATCTGCCCGGAAATCGTCATCCGCTCGACCTTTATCACCGGCTTCCCCGGCGAAACCGACGAGGATTTCGATCAACTGATCCAGTTCCTGGAAGATGCCAAGCTTGATCGCGTCGGCGCTTTCGCCTACTCGCCGGTCGAAGGTGCCAAAGCCAACGAACTCGCCGGTCTGCCGCCGGAAGATGTACGCGAAGACCGTCGCCGCTGGCTGATGCAGGTTCAGGAAGATATTTCCGCCGCCAAGCTCGAAGCCAAGATCGACACGGTCATTCAGGTGTTGGTCGATGCCGTTGACGAGGAAGGGACCATCGCTCGCTCCAAGGCCGACGCCCCGGAAATCGACGGCGTGGTGTACATCGATGGCTATTTCGATGCCCAGCCCGGCGATTTCATGCAGGTCAAGGTTATCGACGCCGACCACCACGACCTCTACGCCCAGCCGGTCGGGCAGGGCTAATCTGCCGTGGCCCGGCCGCGTCTCGGCATCGCCCTTGGCTCCGGATCGGCGCGTGGCTGGGCGCATATCGGCGTGTTGCGCGCCCTGCATGAGGCCGGCATCGAGCCCGATGTCGTCTGCGGCACCTCGATCGGGGCGTTTGTCGGCGCCGCCTATGCCTCCCGCGACCTCGACAAACTTGAGGCCTGGGCAGACGGACTCAGCCGGCGAGACGTACTTCGCTTCTTCGATGTCAGCCTGACAGGCGGGCTGATCAAGGGGGCAAAGCTGCTCGACTTTGCCTCGACCTCCTTCCTCAATGAAACCTTTGCCGATCTCGATCGGCCTTTCGCTTGCGTCGCCACCGATCTGGCGACGGGCCGTGAAGTCTGGTTGCGCGAGGGATCGGTCGCCGATGCGGTACGCGCCTCGATCGCGCTGCCTGGCCTGTTTTCGCCGCAATTGCTTGACCAGCGTTTCCTGGTCGATGGCGGCCTGGTCAATCCGGTTCCGGTTTCGCTGTGCCGGGCGCTCGACGCCGAAGTCGTGGTGGCCGTCGATCTCGGCATGGACATGCTGACCACGCTGCAGCGGCGCAACGGCAAGCCGGTAGTGGCCAATGGTGGTTGGCGCAATGCCGTCGGTCGCTGGTTTGGCGGCGGCGACGACAAGCCGGTTCGGCCTTCGCTGGCCGATGTGG
It encodes:
- a CDS encoding YceI family protein encodes the protein MKKQLATLALAIAAATPALAAPETFTLDGTHSFPRFSYSHFGYSVQLSRFDKTTGTIVLDKAAKTAKIDLVIDTKSVSTGYDTFNDHIQGEDFLNTAKYPTATFKSTKVVFDGDKPASIEGNLTLKGVTKLVTLKVTGYQAMPHPMVKKDAIGGNATVTVKRSDFNMGKHAPYVGDDVTIDIAVEAIKQ
- a CDS encoding HD-GYP domain-containing protein, translated to MPANSPVQFALPALAGLKLSELISALSHALDITEGQPEGHCVRCCWIGMHIGRRLGLGDDDLWNLYYTLLLKDLGCSSNAARICELYLTDDLSFKRDFKKVGDSLPRVLQFVLSHTGLRAPLAERFRSVMTIMRDGEQIATELIATRCQRGAEIARLLRFPESVSAGIYSLDEHFNGQGKPQGLAGEAIPLYSRIALLAQVIDVFHTSGGPQAAFDEVGQRVGGWFDPALVKAFEQLAGDDAFWKTLASPDVMTAVLALEPAGHVVALDDDYLDDIAAAFGQIVDSKSPYTSGHSTRVALYADLIAETLGLAADRRRWLKRGALLHDVGKLGVSNSVLDKPGKLDDEEWAAVKAHATYTETILSRIDAFTELAQVSAAHHERFDGKGYPRGVTAKDICLETRIITTADIFDAITAERPYRGAVPIPKTLEIMAENVGTAIDAKCFDALKQALARLPV
- a CDS encoding SIMPL domain-containing protein (The SIMPL domain is named for its presence in mouse protein SIMPL (signalling molecule that associates with mouse pelle-like kinase). Bacterial member BP26, from Brucella, was shown to assemble into a channel-like structure, while YggE from E. coli has been associated with resistance to oxidative stress.), which translates into the protein MMKLLTTLFIGSLVAATAQAGALVDLSANASRPAANDMVRASVYSEVSGKSPAELAQRVNADIAEALKLIRAKAGISVKSGQQSTYPVYGQGQKIDGWRMRSELVLESKDQGSVSDLLGKLQQMRLAVGDVSMLPSPETRRKVEDEATREAILAFQSRAAVIAEQLGKSWKIKQLNVQQGGGMPMPMMRAARGVMMAAEAAPAPLEAGESLVTTNISGQIELAD
- a CDS encoding cytochrome b; its protein translation is MAILIFGLLILGFYMHDLPLSPDKLKLYSWHKWAGVTAFLLVGFRLLWRITHRPPALPESMPKIMQFAAHAGHLALYGLMLAIPLSGWLMSSAKGFQTVWFGVLPIPDLLEKNKEVGDLLALVHQSLNLLFVVVLLGHIGAALKHHFIDKDDILTRILPRHSKENRT
- a CDS encoding patatin-like phospholipase family protein, which produces MARPRLGIALGSGSARGWAHIGVLRALHEAGIEPDVVCGTSIGAFVGAAYASRDLDKLEAWADGLSRRDVLRFFDVSLTGGLIKGAKLLDFASTSFLNETFADLDRPFACVATDLATGREVWLREGSVADAVRASIALPGLFSPQLLDQRFLVDGGLVNPVPVSLCRALDAEVVVAVDLGMDMLTTLQRRNGKPVVANGGWRNAVGRWFGGGDDKPVRPSLADVVTNSIAIMQGRISRSRLAGEPADVLIAPRLGQLNLLDYHRAGEAIAAGRKATEHMLPLLHSLLD
- the rimO gene encoding 30S ribosomal protein S12 methylthiotransferase RimO: MTIQQKVPTVGFVSLGCPKASSDAERILTKLRAEGYEISPSYDNSDLVIVNTCGFIDAAVEESLDAIGEALNENGKVIVTGCLGAKGDIVQSTHPSVLAVTGPHAADEVMGYVHAHLPKPHDPYSDLVPPQGVRLTPDHFAYLKISEGCNHSCTFCIIPSLRGPLVSRPVGDVLAEAENLARAGVKEILVISQDTSAYGVDLKYRTAFWGGKPVKSRLKELCEALASFGIWVRLHYVYPYPSVDDVIPLMAEGKILPYLDVPFQHASPTILKAMKRPASAENTLERIAKWRDICPEIVIRSTFITGFPGETDEDFDQLIQFLEDAKLDRVGAFAYSPVEGAKANELAGLPPEDVREDRRRWLMQVQEDISAAKLEAKIDTVIQVLVDAVDEEGTIARSKADAPEIDGVVYIDGYFDAQPGDFMQVKVIDADHHDLYAQPVGQG
- a CDS encoding DODA-type extradiol aromatic ring-opening family dioxygenase, whose product is MTQIQPTLFVPHGAPTFALRPGAAGAALSAMATSLALPRAIIIVSAHWDTAVPTVGFAERPETIHDFWGFPDELYEIRYPATGCREASEEVVAALKTAGLPVATDASRGLDHGAWVPLRLMFPDAEVPVIPLSIQSHGGPAQAYKLGQALAPLTAKGFLVIASGNLTHNLRDYQLAARSGGQTPGYVRQFTNWLADNLYAHDIDTLLDYRRQAPGGAQAHPSDEHLLPLYVALGAGGENAETTRFHAGIDDYVIAMDAYSFLPKKGG
- a CDS encoding YceI family protein → MKRLAFALAFATLIPAAHAVEYTQLQADKSTVNFVYKQMGVAVDGKFRKFSSQLNFDPAKPTAAKASFAVELASVDTGAPEGDEEVAGKPWFNTKAFPTAKFVSGIVKPLGGNKYEVAGQLTIKGKTQDVIVPATFTAQGNSGVFDGAFTIRRADFSIGEGAWAKFDIVANDVQIKFRITASTK
- a CDS encoding GlsB/YeaQ/YmgE family stress response membrane protein, coding for MGIVWTILIGLVVGVIAKFLHPGKDSMGFLATVLLGISGSFLAGMLGQAMGWYQAGEGAGFVASVVVAIVLLAIYGRLRDKSPQ
- a CDS encoding LysR family transcriptional regulator; translation: MDRLDAMHLFVRVAELGSFSAVAQQLGVARSVVTRQIAALEAHLGVKLMARSTRRLALTSGGTAYLEKCRVILNLVEAAETGVAEERLTPRGNIRISLPLSYGMKRLAPILLDFSQRYPEVSLDMDYSDRRVNLIEEGIDLSIRITRRLESGDVARKIGSSRLLVVAAPEYLARHGQPEKPADLANHVCLGYTNAGSSQVWQFMVDGQLESFHIRSRLNANNGDVLTEATAQGLGISCQPDFIADTFLASSRVVEILADYPIPELGIYAILPSNRHVPHRVRVLMDTLAERLAGQ